One Pygocentrus nattereri isolate fPygNat1 chromosome 23, fPygNat1.pri, whole genome shotgun sequence genomic window carries:
- the LOC108437658 gene encoding uncharacterized protein LOC108437658, producing MVRLFFRYCGVKKVNHTMVLLFELRFFGLWTLWWCCLVTGSTGCQMQYVGRSSVTTDLQSDVLLPCNFEATLLGSNKTADIVAVWSQTTIPADNLLEISLQGGVMFWNNRDKRIKTFPKLSKSGNFSILLRNVQQSDQGLYRCELHEGINCLIAYQEVQLGLAAVSEYQKTIIAGASGGAVLLLLFTACVCYIVTKRKHRPRQDRVKGFTLTNPVYDSVKHTQKDGQSRHEGPRLTTVYASVGFAETSTEKVIYEEIGVRASEHNPDI from the exons ATGGTGAG GCTGTTTTTCAGATACTGCGGTGTGAAGAAGGTGAATCACACAATGGTTCTGCTCTTTGAGCTGAGATTCTTTGGTTTGTGGACGCTTTGGTGGTGCTGTTTGGTTACAG GATCTACAGGATGTCAAATGCAGTACGTTGGCAGAAGCAGCGTAACCACTGATCTGCAGTCTGATGTTCTGCTGCCATGTAACTTTGAAGCGACCCTCCTCGGATCAAACAAGACGGCAGATATAGTAGCAGTGTGGAGTCAGACGACTATACCAGCAGATAATCTACTGGAGATCAGTCTGCAGGGTGGAGTAATGTTCTGGAATAACAGAGATAAACGTATTAAGACGTTCCCCAAACTCTCAAAATCTGGAAACTTCTCCATCCTCCTCCGTAATGTACAGCAGTCTGATCAGGGTCTCTACCGCTGTGAGCTTCATGAGGGAATCAACTGCCTGATCGCCTATCAGGAGGTGCAGCTTG GTCTTGCTGCTGTTTCTGAATACCAGAAAACCATCATAGCAGGAGCATCAGGAGGAGCAGTATTACTACTTCTGTTCACAGCATGTGTTTGCTACATAGTGACTAAAC GAAAACACCGACCGAGACAAGACAGGGTTAAAG GATTTACACTTACTAACCCAGTGTATGATTCTGTCAAACATACACAAAAGGATGGCCAAAGCAGACACG AAGGTCCACGTCTTACCACAGTCTACGCCAGTGTTGGGTTCGCAGAGACCAGCACAGAGAAGGTGATATATGAGGAAATCGGCGTTAGAGCATCAGAACATAATCCAGACATCTAA
- the LOC108437631 gene encoding uncharacterized protein LOC108437631 gives MFCSSKFTMPSAKQLLKRLFFRYCSVKQVNHTMVLPTELRFFGLWTLWWCCLVTGSRGCQMQYVGRSNKTTDLQSDVLLPCNFEVTLLGSNKTADIAAVWSQTTIPADNLVEISLQDGVMFWNNRDKRIKTFTKLSESGNFSILLCNVQQSDLGLYRCELHEGINCMIAYQEVQLGLAAVSEYQKYVIAGGSGGAVALLLSTACVCCIASKRPATDFSVYTTVSYTVLDNYYRDGPATDYSVYTTVSYTVLDNYYRDGMA, from the exons ATGTTCTGTAGCAGCAAGttcaccatgcccagtgccaagcaACTGCTGAAAAG GCTGTTTTTCAGATACTGCAGTGTTAAGCAGGTGAATCACACAATGGTTCTGCCCACTGAGCTGAGATTCTTTGGTCTGTGGACGCTTTGGTGGTGCTGTTTGGTTACAG GATCTAGAGGATGTCAAATGCAGTACGTTGGCAGAAGCAACAAAACCACTGATCTGCAGTCTGATGTTCTGCTGCCATGTAACTTTGAAGTGACCCTCCTCGGATCAAACAAGACTGCAGATATAGCAGCAGTGTGGAGTCAGACGACTATACCAGCAGATAATCTAGTGGAGATCAGTCTGCAGGATGGAGTAATGTTCTGGAATAACAGAGATAAACGTATAAAGACGTTCACCAAGCTCTCAGAATCTGGAAACTTCTCCATCCTCCTCTGTAATGTACAGCAGTCTGATCTGGGTCTCTACCGCTGTGAGCTTCATGAGGGAATCAACTGCATGATCGCCTATCAGGAGGTGCAGCTTG GTCTTGCTGCTGTTTCTGAATATCAGAAATATGTCATAGCAGGAGGATCAGGAGGAGCAGTAGCACTACTTCTATCCACAGCATGTGTTTGCTGCATAGCGAGTAAAC gacCTGCAACTGATTTCTCGGTGTACACCACTGTCAGCTACACAGTGCTGGACAACTATTACAGAGATG gacCTGCAACTGATTACTCGGTGTACACCACTGTCAGCTACACAGTGCTGGACAACTATTACAGAGATG GAATGGCCTGA